CCGGCAGGGCGGCGGCGACCCGGACTCGAACTCCCGCCTCCGCGCGGCCATCACCGGCGCCACCGCCGAGAACATGCCCAAGGAGAACATCCACCGCGCCATCATGCGCGGCACCGGCGAGCTCCCCGGCGTCGTCATCGAGGAGCACCTCTACGAGGGCTACGGCCCCGGCGGCGTGGCCGTCCTCGTCGAGGTCATCACCGACAACGCCAACCGCACCACCCCGGAGATACGG
The genomic region above belongs to bacterium and contains:
- a CDS encoding YebC/PmpR family DNA-binding transcriptional regulator codes for the protein MSGHSKWSTIKRKKGVKDARRGKIFTRLIREITISARQGGGDPDSNSRLRAAITGATAENMPKENIHRAIMRGTGELPGVVIEEHLYEGYGPGGVAVLVEVITDNANRTTPEIR